The following is a genomic window from Butyricimonas faecihominis.
CAAACGAGCTACCTCTTGCAACTCATCTACTACTACGGGATCTGCAATATAAGCTTTTGTTCCGTTGTTAAGAGATTTTGCGATATCGTTTGCGATCAGACCACCTAAATTGGAGGCATGTTCGCCAAGAGGAGGATTATTCAAGTCGTTAATTAAAGCTTCATTTACCTCATACACACCGGATTCGATAGGTTTAACTAAACCACCTCTTCCAACGATCGCGTTGATCTCGTTAATATTAAATCCGGCATCCTTCAGTTCAGAAAGAATAATATCTTTCCGGAATTGGAATTGTGAAGCCACGCTATCGAATTTCGCAATTTCCTCTGCGGAATGTTTGATGTTCTTTACAAATTTCTCTGTTTCATCTTCAAAGATTGCAATTTTCGTGGAAGTTGATCCCGGATTGATCGCAAGAATTTTAAATGACATAGTTTTAATTGTTATTTTAAATATTAATAATTATTCTTTTTCGCACGTTATGAGGCTGCAAAATTTATAAATTGTAAGCAAAACTCAAAGAAAAAGTGATAATTTATTTATAATAGAGAATCAATCCGAATAAGCGGATGAATAAAGGGTATCAACAATGGCTTGAGCAATGATCTTTAGGTAGTACGGGGCATTTTTTATAGAATCTTGAATAGAACGGGCATACTGGCTCATCGTGAATACTTTATCGAAACGGGTAAGGACCTGTTTTTCTGCCAATCCGACAACGGCATAAACCGGAACGTTTTGTTGCAAACATAAGGTTGCAACTGTTCCCGGAATTTTGCCATAAAAGGACTGGATATCAATTTTTCCTTCTCCGGTGATAACAATTCCGGCTTGTAAAAGATTGTCGTGGAAATGGGAGAGAGTCAGGCAATATTCGGAACCCGAAATAAGTTGTGCATTTAGTAAAGCGTGCATGGCTGCCGTGATTCCACCTGCGGCACCTCCATGTTTCAACCGGGTTACATCTTTACCTGTATGCTGTTTTAATAAAGCACTCCAAAGGCACAATTGATTATCAAGCATGACAACTTGTTCTGGTGATGCTCCTTTTTGCGGGGCAAACACAGCGGCTGCACCTTCCGGTCCACAAATAGAATTATCAACATCACATAGTATTGTAATGTGGATTCCTTTAAACCTTTGCTGCAATAATTCGATATTAATATCCTTAATACCTGTAATATAATTTCTGTTCAGAGAGTTATTGACAATTGTCAATCCCATTTCTCGCAGAGCCCCTGTTCCTCCATCCACGCTGGCACTTCCTCCAACACACAGAATCAAATTGTTCGCTCCTTGCGAGAGGGCGTGATTGATTAAAACACCGAATCCTGCCGTGTTCGTGTTCAAGATGTCATATTCCTCTCGTTTCAAATGTTTCAGACCACAAGCTTCGGCTAATTCAATGATAGCCGTGTTGTCTTTTAAGTAATACGAGGCAAAATGCTCACGTCCCAAGGCATCTACCGTTTTCGTCTTGATAGGGTGTGCATGAAGGTAATGTGCCACAATTCGGGCTGTTCCATCACCGCCATCTCCTAATGGAAGAGAGATCGTATGAAATCCACATTCCTCTAATTCAGAGGCTAGGATTCGACAAAACTCGAAAGCATCCAGACTTCCCTTGAATGAGTTAGGAGCTAGAAGAATATTACGGTTGTTTATGAGGTTCATGGTTAGATATTGTCAGGATGCACGGGATGTGCTTGGACTCCTTTTTCATTGGCCAGCAATTTTTTCCCGTCTTCGAAAGCCTTGCAGTAATCAGGATCAAACAGATTTCTGTCCGGCCATTCTTTTACCCGATCCATGGCACGAGCCATCATACCTTCAATCTTATGAGGAAAACGAGGTCCGGTCCAATTGCTCGTGTTTGTGATAAATGCCCAACAGAACCCGTCCCGTTGACGTTTCAACATGGCACTGGTTCCCGCCAAAGTACCGGAACGCCACCAATCACCTTGATTGTTCGTGTTCATCCAACCAAGAGGCAAAGCATTTTTCACACATTTCGTCATGGTCTCCACGCTTTCTTTTGTCAATATATCCGGATATGAATCGTCAGCGTCTATGGCAGAAAGGAAACGTAATAATTCCGTCGGGGAAGCTACCCAGCCACCGGCACCGTAAAGAGCCTCGATATTGTTTCCCCCGTTACTGCGATATACTAGCGTGTCCCGCCCATCGCATGAACGGATCAGGTCTGCGTCTGATTGTTCGTAATACCTGACCTCGTTGAAATATCGGTCTTTATCCAGATTATGGGCCAAGTGCATATCGTAACACCCGGCAGGAATGAGTATGCTGTCTTGAATAAATTCTTCGTAGTTTTTTCCTGAAACTTTTTCTATTACCCTTGATAATATTCCATAACCCACGTTTGAATAACATGTGCTTGTCCCCGGTGTGAAGCCTAAACGTCGAGATAAAACAAATTTAATGATGGTATTCAAGTCGGCTGGTGCCGGAACATTCATTTTTTCTGCGATATCTACCGGGCAGAACATGGGGTCTCCTGCACGATTGGTGAATCCCCCCTGATGGCGTAGAAGATTTTCCACGGTGATATTATTCACCCGTTTATCTTTTATCGGGGCATAAAGTGTCGTGTCACTTAAAATACCTTCCTCGCCAAATACTTTATCATCCAAGGATAGAATCCCGTTTTCAACTAATTTCATGATTCCTGCCGCCGTGATTAGTTTGGAAACCGAGGCAATTCGGAAGATGTGGTTCACATCGGTTTTCACCTCATTTTCTTCGTCGGCATACCCATATCCCTTGCTATAAATCAGTTTCCCATCTTTCATGATCGCGAGGGAAGCCCCTTTTATTTCCCACTGATTCATAAAACGTTCAATCGTTTGATCTAAACGCTTGGTTTCAACTAGATCAGAATATTCATTCGTGAATAAATCATGTACCGCTACGGCAAGCGTGTCTTGGGGAATAGAATCTTTTTCAACCTGAATTTCTTTCGTGAAAGAATTCCAAGGTCTGAAACTGATAACTAAAAAGAATAGTATAATTAGTATAATATATTTCATTACATCTGCAATCTAAAGGAAAAAGCGTAATATTCTTTTGAGATGGAATATTACGCTTGCAATATTAATAAAAATACATTTTTATTCAAAGAGATCAGATGTGAAACACCTTTAAAAATTCTTACTTAATAAATTGAAGTAGTGTTCCATAACTTTCACCAGCAATGGGTGGTGCGGGTCGAAAGCTATTCCGTCTATATGAGCGATGGGCAACACAAGTGGGGAAGTCCCCGTTATAAAGGCTGCTTGATAGGAGGCAATGTCTTTGTAATTCACTCTTTGTTCCACCACGGTCAACCCGTCTTCCTGACAGATATTTAATACCCGTTTCCGACTGGTTCCCGGCAAAACATGGGGAAGAGGAGCCGTGTAAAACACGTTATCCCGGATAAAGAATACATTTGAACGAGAACCTTCTGTCACACAGTTATCTTGATCGATTAATAAAACTTCAGCAACTCCTTGTTCCTGAATGATCTTGTTGGTCATTTCCCGTAATCCAGAATTGACATATTTCACTTCGGCATTCTCACGGACAGCATGGCAAGTAACCGTATCCACTCCATGTTGATAAGCTTCTTCCGACGGGTAGGAATGTTTTATCTGATAGACATATTGTTCGATTCCCGTCGGGGTAACCCGAAGTACGTATTTAATGTTTCCTTCCTTGATATTTTCAAGTTGAATCAATCGGTTTAATTGGTCTGCCACGTGTAATGAATTCAAATCAATGGCAATATTTGATTTTTTTATTGAATTGTCAAGTCGTAAAAGGTTGTCGTTTAAAAATATAACTTTGCCTCTAAAAACCCGGCATACTTCATATATACTAAGTCCTTCATTTAGGATGTCTTCGGAATATTCCTTGTTATCGATGGGTTTATTATTAAATAACATCATAATTTATCTCCTTTTATGTGTCGCGAATTTATGCTTTAAAACGATTATATAACCGGAAATGTTCAGAAATTTTAGAGAGAGAAAATGGGACTTGTTACTTTCGATAATTTGCGCTATTTTTGGCTGATATATGGAAACACAAGAGCAAATAGAACGGATAGAGCATTTCATACGTGAAGTGATTGTGGATGAAATTACTAAGTTGCAGGGCGTGGGCTTGTCATATATGCAATTTGTCATCATGGGGCAAGCGATTGAGGTTCTGGGAAGTTTTTTAGATAATAAACCCATGAAAGCCAAAGGGCAGTCGGCCAAACGTTTTTCTCTTGGGGTAAAGAAGTTATTCGGCGGGCGTTATCGGTTGTTAAATGATAATGGTTTTTTGTATGATAAACTTCGCAACCAAATGACTCACACGTTCATTCCCGGGAATGATTTGATATTATTGAATCAAGCGGACAATAAGAACGGATATAAACATTTACAAATAATCGATGGCAAATTAGTTTTAATTTCCGAAGTTTTCAATGAAGACATTCACAAGGCGAGTGAACGTCTTTTAGAAGCTATTAAAAACGGGGTATTATCTCCTAAAAATATTGCTTACTAATACATGGAACAACAAGATAAAATCATATTGATCGGGGCTGGGAATGTCGCTCATCATCTGGCGGGAGCCCTTTTAAAAGCGGGAGAGAATTTATGTCAGATTTATAGTCGTACGCTTGATTCTGCCCGGCAACTGGGAATGAAGACGGGAATATCTTACACGGCTGAAGTAAATGAGGTGTATCCGGATGGAGATATTTATATTTTTTGTGTAAGTGATGATATTTTACCATCTATTATTAAGGCTATTAGGATACCAGATGATGCGTTGATTCTACACACTTCAGGAAGTCAACCGATGGATGTATT
Proteins encoded in this region:
- a CDS encoding aminotransferase class IV → MMLFNNKPIDNKEYSEDILNEGLSIYEVCRVFRGKVIFLNDNLLRLDNSIKKSNIAIDLNSLHVADQLNRLIQLENIKEGNIKYVLRVTPTGIEQYVYQIKHSYPSEEAYQHGVDTVTCHAVRENAEVKYVNSGLREMTNKIIQEQGVAEVLLIDQDNCVTEGSRSNVFFIRDNVFYTAPLPHVLPGTSRKRVLNICQEDGLTVVEQRVNYKDIASYQAAFITGTSPLVLPIAHIDGIAFDPHHPLLVKVMEHYFNLLSKNF
- a CDS encoding glycerate kinase; amino-acid sequence: MNLINNRNILLAPNSFKGSLDAFEFCRILASELEECGFHTISLPLGDGGDGTARIVAHYLHAHPIKTKTVDALGREHFASYYLKDNTAIIELAEACGLKHLKREEYDILNTNTAGFGVLINHALSQGANNLILCVGGSASVDGGTGALREMGLTIVNNSLNRNYITGIKDINIELLQQRFKGIHITILCDVDNSICGPEGAAAVFAPQKGASPEQVVMLDNQLCLWSALLKQHTGKDVTRLKHGGAAGGITAAMHALLNAQLISGSEYCLTLSHFHDNLLQAGIVITGEGKIDIQSFYGKIPGTVATLCLQQNVPVYAVVGLAEKQVLTRFDKVFTMSQYARSIQDSIKNAPYYLKIIAQAIVDTLYSSAYSD
- a CDS encoding serine hydrolase domain-containing protein, whose protein sequence is MKYIILIILFFLVISFRPWNSFTKEIQVEKDSIPQDTLAVAVHDLFTNEYSDLVETKRLDQTIERFMNQWEIKGASLAIMKDGKLIYSKGYGYADEENEVKTDVNHIFRIASVSKLITAAGIMKLVENGILSLDDKVFGEEGILSDTTLYAPIKDKRVNNITVENLLRHQGGFTNRAGDPMFCPVDIAEKMNVPAPADLNTIIKFVLSRRLGFTPGTSTCYSNVGYGILSRVIEKVSGKNYEEFIQDSILIPAGCYDMHLAHNLDKDRYFNEVRYYEQSDADLIRSCDGRDTLVYRSNGGNNIEALYGAGGWVASPTELLRFLSAIDADDSYPDILTKESVETMTKCVKNALPLGWMNTNNQGDWWRSGTLAGTSAMLKRQRDGFCWAFITNTSNWTGPRFPHKIEGMMARAMDRVKEWPDRNLFDPDYCKAFEDGKKLLANEKGVQAHPVHPDNI